TTGATGCAAGCTTCCTCAACAATCTCCTCCATAGGTGTACGACTGTCGGGTGAAAAAGAGCTGTGATTGTGAAGATCTACGGGCACCCCTCAATCACCTTCTTCAAGGATCTTCGTAAGCTCTGCCTTCAGTGTAGTCTCGATCTTCCCCCTGAAGGCCGTCAATGTGAACGGGAGCGTTCCGACGATTGATACACTATTGTCGGAGACCTTCAAGCAACCGTCTGTCTTCATGCCGGCCGCTTTCAGCTGGAATCTCAGGGAGTCGTCTTCCCAGAGAGAGTCGAGGGTGAACTTCCCTTTGAACTCCTTTTGTAGTTCTTCGATTTTTTCCACCAGCCTACTTTTGGCGCGATCGCTTCCGAGGCCGTGGCTGACAATCACCGTAAGCTCTTTCAAATCTATCACCTCACTCAATTGTATAGTAAAGAAGTAG
This window of the Mesotoga sp. BH458_6_3_2_1 genome carries:
- a CDS encoding polyhydroxyalkanoic acid system family protein → MIDLKELTVIVSHGLGSDRAKSRLVEKIEELQKEFKGKFTLDSLWEDDSLRFQLKAAGMKTDGCLKVSDNSVSIVGTLPFTLTAFRGKIETTLKAELTKILEEGD